The following are encoded in a window of Mumia flava genomic DNA:
- a CDS encoding antibiotic biosynthesis monooxygenase: protein MLVITRLRVPASDADAVVEEAAAARTALSAQRGFVDAYFGRNLDDPTLWTFTTRWESVGAYRRALSAYAVKVDAAPLYARALDEPTAYTEEIRDIS, encoded by the coding sequence ATGCTGGTGATCACCCGTCTGCGCGTCCCCGCGTCCGACGCCGACGCCGTCGTCGAGGAGGCCGCGGCCGCCCGTACGGCGCTGTCCGCCCAGCGAGGGTTCGTCGACGCGTACTTCGGGCGCAACCTCGACGACCCGACGCTGTGGACCTTCACGACCCGGTGGGAGAGCGTGGGCGCGTACCGGCGGGCGCTGTCGGCGTACGCCGTCAAGGTCGACGCGGCGCCGTTGTACGCCCGGGCGCTCGACGAGCCCACTGCGTACACCGAGGAGATTCGCGACATCAGCTGA
- a CDS encoding metal ABC transporter substrate-binding protein yields MKIRTAALAATAALTVPALAACGSDGSADDGTIDVVAGAYPFAWVTEQIGGTMVDVDNLTQPGVEPHDLELTPKQVGAVNDADLVVFLHGFQPPVDDALDQSALSDEARLDVADVVDLLTMDSDGHEHEAEVGEHGEEEHGEEEHGEEEHGADDGHDHGSLDPHVWLDPARTAQIAEAVRDRLSEIDPDNAAAYDTNATKLLDRLTRLDTDFSDGLASCTLRTFVTSHAAFGYLADAYDLEQVPIAGIEPNTEPSPQDLVDIADTVEAEGVTTIFTESLTSPKIAETVASETGATTAVLDPIEGLTDDTADEDYLSLMRSNLTALQKANDCS; encoded by the coding sequence GTGAAGATCCGCACTGCCGCGCTCGCCGCCACCGCTGCCCTGACCGTTCCCGCCCTCGCCGCCTGCGGCTCCGACGGCTCCGCCGACGACGGCACGATCGACGTCGTCGCCGGCGCCTACCCCTTCGCCTGGGTGACCGAGCAGATCGGGGGGACCATGGTGGACGTGGACAACCTCACGCAGCCGGGGGTGGAGCCGCACGACCTGGAGCTGACTCCGAAGCAGGTCGGCGCGGTCAACGACGCGGACCTCGTGGTGTTCCTGCACGGCTTCCAGCCGCCGGTCGACGACGCGCTCGACCAGTCCGCGCTGTCCGACGAGGCGCGCCTCGACGTCGCGGACGTCGTCGACCTGCTCACGATGGACTCCGACGGCCACGAGCACGAGGCCGAGGTGGGCGAGCACGGCGAGGAGGAGCACGGCGAGGAGGAGCACGGCGAGGAGGAGCACGGCGCCGACGACGGGCACGACCACGGCTCCCTCGACCCGCACGTCTGGCTCGACCCGGCCCGGACCGCGCAGATCGCCGAGGCCGTACGAGACCGCCTGAGCGAGATCGACCCGGACAACGCCGCCGCCTACGACACGAACGCCACGAAGCTCCTCGACCGGCTCACCCGGCTCGACACCGACTTCTCCGACGGCCTCGCCTCCTGCACGCTCCGGACGTTCGTGACGAGCCACGCCGCGTTCGGCTACCTCGCGGACGCGTACGACCTCGAGCAGGTCCCGATCGCCGGGATCGAGCCGAACACCGAGCCGTCCCCGCAGGACCTCGTCGACATCGCCGATACGGTGGAGGCAGAAGGTGTCACGACGATCTTCACCGAGTCGCTGACGAGCCCGAAGATCGCCGAGACGGTCGCGAGCGAGACCGGAGCGACCACCGCGGTGCTCGACCCGATCGAAGGGCTCACCGACGACACCGCGGACGAGGACTACCTCTCCCTGATGCGCAGCAACCTCACGGCGCTGCAGAAGGCGAACGACTGCTCATGA
- a CDS encoding metal ABC transporter ATP-binding protein: MTDHPRTSPVEASSAQPLAISDLRVALGGRTVVRGVDLTVRRGEFVVLLGSNGSGKSTLMRAALGLLPTHGGEVRLFGTPLRSFRDHARIGYVPQRSTAASGVPSTVREVVMSGRLARRRFVGVAGRADRGAVAEAISAVGMGAYAHAPAAELSGGQQQRVMIARGLVGDPDLLVLDEPTAGVDLAHQVSLATLFGQLLAEGRSIFMIAHELGPFEPLINRAVVLRDGRVAYDGPCSDERVGASSEPHSQHHPHLDEPPGFVGVEGTGAWPS, encoded by the coding sequence ATGACCGACCACCCCCGTACGAGCCCGGTCGAGGCCTCCTCGGCTCAGCCGCTCGCGATCTCCGACCTGCGGGTGGCACTCGGCGGGCGCACGGTCGTACGGGGGGTCGACCTGACCGTGCGGCGCGGCGAGTTCGTCGTGCTGCTCGGCAGCAACGGGTCCGGCAAGTCCACGCTGATGCGCGCCGCCCTGGGGCTGCTGCCGACGCACGGAGGGGAGGTGCGGCTGTTCGGGACGCCGCTGCGGTCGTTCCGCGACCACGCCCGGATCGGCTACGTGCCCCAGCGCTCCACCGCTGCCTCGGGCGTCCCGTCGACCGTCAGGGAGGTCGTGATGAGCGGGCGGCTCGCACGGCGCCGGTTCGTCGGCGTCGCCGGTCGCGCCGACCGTGGAGCCGTCGCCGAGGCGATCAGCGCGGTGGGGATGGGGGCGTACGCGCACGCACCCGCCGCGGAGCTCTCCGGCGGCCAGCAGCAGCGCGTGATGATCGCCCGCGGGCTCGTCGGCGACCCGGACCTGCTCGTGCTCGACGAGCCGACCGCCGGCGTCGACCTCGCGCACCAGGTCTCGCTCGCGACCCTGTTCGGGCAGCTGCTCGCCGAGGGACGGTCGATCTTCATGATCGCGCACGAGCTCGGGCCGTTCGAGCCGCTGATCAACCGCGCCGTCGTGCTGCGCGACGGACGCGTGGCGTACGACGGGCCGTGCTCCGACGAACGCGTCGGCGCTTCCTCCGAGCCGCACAGCCAGCACCACCCGCACCTCGACGAGCCGCCGGGGTTCGTCGGCGTCGAGGGGACGGGGGCGTGGCCGTCGTGA
- a CDS encoding metal ABC transporter permease, which yields MAVVTEILSYDFMQRALIAALLTGLTAPAIGMYLVQRRLSLLGDGIGHIALTGVAVGLITNTQPLITAVIVSILGAVTIELLRMYGRTSGDVALALLFYGGIAGGVMLTNLAGGSAATLNSYLFGSITTVSAGDLAVVGALAVVVLVLAVGLSPQLFAVCQDEDHARVSGVPVRAYAMLIAVLAAVTVTVSMRTVGLLLVSALMVVPVATAQQVTRSFRGTFALAMAIGTLAAIAGVFGSYEISTQPGPTIVIIALALFLVVAPLGGLARRLRRRRRSGTAPPGSAPPGPPVPAAPGGAA from the coding sequence GTGGCCGTCGTGACCGAGATCCTGTCGTACGACTTCATGCAGCGCGCCCTGATCGCCGCCCTGCTGACCGGTCTGACCGCGCCCGCGATCGGGATGTACCTGGTCCAGCGTCGACTCTCCCTGCTCGGCGACGGGATCGGCCACATCGCGCTGACCGGCGTCGCCGTCGGGCTGATCACGAACACCCAGCCGCTGATCACCGCGGTGATCGTCAGCATCCTGGGGGCGGTGACGATCGAGCTGCTCCGGATGTACGGGCGGACCAGCGGCGACGTCGCGCTCGCGCTGCTGTTCTACGGCGGCATCGCCGGGGGCGTCATGCTGACGAACCTCGCCGGCGGGTCCGCAGCGACCTTGAACTCCTACCTCTTCGGGTCGATCACGACCGTCTCCGCCGGCGACCTCGCGGTCGTCGGTGCGCTCGCGGTCGTCGTGCTGGTGCTCGCCGTCGGGCTGTCGCCGCAGCTGTTCGCGGTCTGCCAGGACGAGGACCACGCCCGCGTCTCCGGCGTGCCGGTGCGGGCGTACGCGATGCTGATCGCGGTGCTCGCGGCCGTCACGGTGACCGTCTCCATGCGCACGGTCGGGCTGCTGCTCGTCTCGGCGCTGATGGTGGTCCCGGTCGCGACGGCACAGCAGGTGACGCGAAGCTTCCGCGGCACGTTCGCTCTCGCGATGGCGATCGGCACCCTCGCGGCCATCGCCGGGGTGTTCGGGAGCTACGAGATCAGCACCCAACCCGGGCCGACGATCGTGATCATCGCGCTCGCGCTGTTCCTCGTGGTGGCGCCGCTGGGCGGGCTCGCACGGCGGCTCCGACGCCGGCGGCGGTCGGGCACAGCACCGCCGGGCTCGGCACCGCCGGGACCCCCCGTACCGGCCGCCCCGGGGGGTGCAGCATGA
- a CDS encoding Fur family transcriptional regulator, giving the protein MTEQPVRTTRQRRAVAAVMADLDTFSSAREVHEALRDRGESVGLATVYRNLQALADADEIDQLRNDDGEVLYRRCATEQHHHHLVCRVCGRTVEVLGPAVERWADQVAADHGFRDVAHTLEISGTCDRCS; this is encoded by the coding sequence ATGACCGAGCAGCCCGTCCGGACCACCCGGCAGCGCCGCGCCGTCGCCGCGGTGATGGCCGACCTCGACACGTTCTCCAGCGCCCGTGAGGTCCACGAGGCACTGCGGGACCGCGGCGAGTCCGTCGGCCTCGCGACCGTCTACCGCAACCTCCAGGCGCTCGCGGACGCCGACGAGATCGACCAGCTGCGCAACGACGACGGCGAGGTGCTCTACCGCCGCTGCGCGACCGAGCAGCACCACCACCACCTCGTGTGTCGGGTCTGCGGACGCACCGTCGAGGTCCTCGGCCCCGCGGTCGAGCGCTGGGCGGACCAGGTCGCGGCCGACCACGGGTTCCGCGACGTCGCGCACACCCTCGAGATCTCCGGGACCTGTGACCGTTGTTCGTGA
- a CDS encoding 3-methyladenine DNA glycosylase, producing the protein MTLPESDWTARAAAYRERAEPYVRGRLERRARGERHPVDDFLFEYYGYSPARLTRWHPGVGTLLAGDAADAYLELGAYRRFDAYGGAAYGGAVGADPARLAHRVDGLRWIRDLLALTATRPAKLDCFGLHEWAMVYRQPADAVRHEAWPLRLGSAGTDTVVETHQIRCTHHDAYRFFTDDAAPRNALRPTRANQHDLEQPGCLHAGMDLYKYAAKLVPYGDSDLMLDCFDLARDLRDLDMRASPYDLGDLGYEPVRIETADGKAAYVREQRALADRAALLRRRLLADVERVLAWCP; encoded by the coding sequence GTGACGCTGCCCGAGTCCGACTGGACGGCCCGCGCCGCCGCGTACCGCGAACGCGCCGAGCCGTACGTCCGCGGGCGGCTCGAGCGTCGGGCGCGGGGTGAGAGGCACCCGGTCGACGACTTCCTGTTCGAGTACTACGGCTACTCCCCCGCACGCCTGACCCGCTGGCACCCGGGAGTCGGGACGCTGCTCGCCGGCGACGCGGCGGACGCGTACCTCGAGCTCGGCGCCTACCGTCGGTTCGACGCGTACGGGGGCGCTGCGTACGGGGGCGCGGTCGGGGCGGATCCGGCCCGGCTCGCGCACCGCGTCGATGGGCTGCGCTGGATCCGCGACCTGCTCGCGCTGACCGCGACGCGACCAGCGAAGCTCGACTGCTTCGGACTGCACGAGTGGGCGATGGTCTACCGCCAGCCGGCCGACGCCGTACGGCACGAGGCGTGGCCGCTGCGGCTCGGCTCCGCCGGCACGGACACGGTCGTCGAGACGCACCAGATCCGCTGCACGCACCACGACGCGTACCGCTTCTTCACCGACGACGCCGCCCCGCGCAACGCCCTGCGGCCGACCCGCGCGAACCAGCACGACCTCGAGCAGCCCGGCTGTCTGCACGCGGGGATGGACCTCTACAAGTACGCCGCGAAGCTCGTGCCGTACGGCGACTCGGACCTGATGCTGGACTGCTTCGACCTCGCGCGCGACCTGCGCGACCTGGACATGCGCGCGTCGCCGTACGACCTGGGCGACCTGGGGTACGAGCCGGTGCGGATCGAGACCGCCGACGGCAAGGCCGCGTACGTCCGTGAGCAGCGCGCGCTCGCCGACCGCGCGGCCCTCCTGCGGCGGCGCCTGCTCGCCGACGTCGAGCGTGTGCTCGCGTGGTGCCCCTGA
- the cimA gene encoding citramalate synthase: MNVQTNAQTSRQPDTQPDPSFHVYDTTMRDGAQQEGLNLSVADKLVIARHLDDLGVGYIEGGWPGSNPKDTTFFARARAELELKHATLAAFGATRRAGTAAADDPLVAALRDSGASVVTLVAKSHDRHVELALRTTLEENLAMIRDTVSYLREHGQRVFLDCEHFFDGYRANRAYALEVVRTAADAGAEVVVLCDTNGGMLPHWVSEIVADVAESTGARLGIHAHNDTGCAVANSLAAVAAGATHLQGCINGYGERTGNADLVTSVANLELKLGQKVMPAGALREASRIAHAIAEVTNYPPSARQPYTGVSAFAHKAGLHASAIRVDPGLYQHIDPVDVGNDMRLLVSEMAGRASIELKGKELGFDLTDDPETLARVTDLVKQREQAGYTYEAADASFELLLAAEVEGTPPSFFDVESWRVITESHHAAGEEAPSEATVKLHAGGHRIVATGEGNGPVAALDHALRQAIERAFPDVASFHLTDYRVRILDESSGTDAGIRVLIETSDGATSWTTVGVGHNIVEASWEALLASVTYGLRHHGA, from the coding sequence ATGAACGTCCAGACGAACGCCCAGACGAGCCGTCAGCCGGACACGCAGCCGGATCCCTCGTTCCACGTGTACGACACGACGATGCGCGACGGTGCCCAGCAGGAGGGGCTCAACCTCTCGGTCGCCGACAAGCTCGTGATCGCACGCCACCTCGACGACCTCGGCGTCGGCTACATCGAGGGCGGCTGGCCGGGCTCGAACCCGAAGGACACCACGTTCTTCGCCCGCGCCCGGGCCGAGCTGGAGCTGAAGCACGCGACGCTCGCGGCATTCGGCGCGACGCGGAGGGCCGGTACGGCCGCCGCCGACGACCCGCTGGTGGCCGCGCTCCGCGACTCCGGCGCCTCCGTCGTCACCCTGGTCGCGAAGAGCCACGACCGTCACGTCGAGCTCGCGCTGCGCACCACGCTCGAGGAGAACCTCGCGATGATCCGGGACACCGTCTCGTACCTGCGCGAGCACGGGCAGCGCGTCTTCCTCGACTGCGAGCACTTCTTCGACGGCTACCGCGCCAACCGCGCGTACGCCCTCGAGGTGGTCCGGACCGCGGCCGACGCGGGCGCCGAGGTGGTCGTCCTGTGCGACACGAACGGCGGGATGCTCCCGCACTGGGTCAGCGAGATCGTCGCCGACGTGGCGGAGTCGACCGGCGCGCGGCTCGGGATCCACGCGCACAACGACACCGGCTGCGCCGTCGCGAACTCGCTCGCGGCGGTCGCCGCGGGTGCGACGCACCTCCAAGGCTGCATCAACGGGTACGGGGAGCGGACCGGCAACGCCGACCTCGTCACGTCCGTCGCGAACCTCGAGCTCAAGCTCGGCCAGAAGGTCATGCCCGCGGGTGCGCTGCGCGAGGCGAGCCGGATCGCCCACGCGATCGCGGAAGTCACGAACTACCCGCCGTCGGCCCGCCAGCCGTACACGGGCGTCTCGGCCTTCGCGCACAAGGCCGGGCTGCACGCGTCGGCGATCCGCGTCGACCCGGGTCTGTACCAGCACATCGACCCGGTCGACGTCGGCAACGACATGCGCCTGCTCGTCTCGGAGATGGCCGGGCGGGCGTCGATCGAGCTCAAGGGCAAGGAGCTCGGGTTCGACCTGACCGACGACCCCGAGACCCTCGCGCGGGTCACCGACCTGGTCAAGCAGCGCGAGCAGGCCGGCTACACGTACGAGGCCGCGGACGCGTCGTTCGAGCTGCTGCTCGCCGCCGAGGTCGAGGGCACGCCGCCGTCGTTCTTCGACGTCGAGTCGTGGCGCGTCATCACCGAGTCGCACCACGCGGCCGGCGAGGAGGCGCCGAGCGAGGCGACCGTGAAGCTCCACGCCGGCGGCCACCGGATCGTCGCGACCGGCGAGGGCAACGGTCCGGTCGCCGCGCTCGACCACGCGCTGCGGCAGGCGATCGAGCGGGCGTTCCCCGACGTCGCGTCGTTCCACCTCACCGACTACCGGGTGCGCATCCTCGACGAGTCCAGCGGCACCGACGCCGGGATCCGCGTGCTGATCGAGACCTCCGACGGCGCGACGTCCTGGACCACGGTCGGGGTCGGGCACAACATCGTCGAGGCGTCCTGGGAGGCCCTGCTCGCGTCGGTCACGTACGGGCTGCGCCACCACGGCGCCTGA
- a CDS encoding NADP-dependent oxidoreductase → MTSTTAPVDASTTNRTVRLASRPTGEPSAENFRIADEPLPTPGDGEVLLRTIYLSLDPYMRGRMSDAESYAAPVPVDGVMEGGTVCEVVESRSEALEPGDIVLAYGGWQTYVVAPANQVRRLDPTRAPISTAVGVLGMPGFTAYAGLLEIGKPQAGETVVVAAASGPVGSAVGQIAMVKGARAVGIAGGPEKCAHVKDELGFDAVIDHRDPEFKAKLKEATPDGIDVYFENVGGKVFDAVLPRMNTYGRIPLCGLVSQYNLTRLPDGPNRVPSVMQRILTKSLTVRGFIQNEFVKAHYKQFQADMAQWIADGAVRYREDVVEGLDNAPEAFLGMLRGTNFGKLVIQVGADPTQSA, encoded by the coding sequence ATGACTTCCACCACAGCCCCCGTTGACGCGTCCACCACCAACCGCACCGTCCGCCTCGCCAGCCGCCCCACCGGCGAGCCCAGCGCCGAGAACTTCCGGATCGCCGACGAGCCCCTCCCCACCCCCGGTGACGGCGAGGTCCTGCTCCGCACGATCTACCTGTCGCTCGACCCCTACATGCGGGGCCGGATGTCCGACGCCGAGTCGTACGCCGCCCCGGTGCCGGTCGACGGCGTGATGGAGGGCGGCACGGTCTGCGAGGTGGTCGAGTCGCGGTCCGAGGCCCTGGAGCCGGGTGACATCGTGCTCGCGTACGGCGGCTGGCAGACGTACGTCGTGGCGCCCGCCAACCAGGTGCGCAGGCTCGACCCGACCCGCGCACCGATCTCGACGGCCGTCGGCGTGCTCGGCATGCCCGGCTTCACCGCGTACGCGGGGCTCCTCGAGATCGGCAAGCCGCAGGCCGGCGAGACCGTGGTGGTCGCGGCTGCGTCCGGACCGGTCGGCTCGGCCGTCGGGCAGATCGCGATGGTCAAGGGCGCCCGCGCCGTCGGGATCGCCGGCGGCCCGGAGAAGTGCGCGCACGTGAAGGACGAGCTCGGGTTCGACGCGGTGATCGACCACCGCGACCCCGAGTTCAAGGCGAAGCTGAAGGAGGCCACGCCGGACGGCATCGACGTCTACTTCGAGAACGTCGGCGGCAAGGTCTTCGACGCGGTCCTGCCGCGGATGAACACGTACGGCCGGATCCCGCTGTGCGGCCTGGTCTCGCAGTACAACCTGACCCGCCTCCCCGACGGCCCGAACCGCGTCCCGTCGGTGATGCAGCGGATCCTCACCAAGAGCCTGACGGTGCGGGGATTCATCCAGAACGAGTTCGTGAAGGCGCACTACAAGCAGTTCCAGGCCGACATGGCGCAGTGGATCGCCGACGGCGCGGTGCGCTACCGCGAGGACGTCGTCGAGGGGCTCGACAACGCGCCCGAGGCGTTCCTCGGCATGCTGCGCGGGACCAACTTCGGCAAGCTCGTCATCCAGGTCGGCGCCGACCCGACGCAGTCCGCGTGA
- a CDS encoding branched-chain amino acid aminotransferase produces MTNLTDAPFTYDTEPNPAPVPAERRAEILASPGFGKHFTDHMFLAEWTPEAGWHDARLAPYGPLSVDPATAVLHYAQEIFEGLKAYAHEDGSIWAFRPDENAARMQRSAHRLALPELPTDWFLGSIEALVQADRGWVPSGGETSLYLRPFMFASEVFLGVRPSQHVTYCVIASPAGAYFSGGVKPVNIWLSREYGRAGSGGTGAAKCGGNYASSLLPQQIAAEHGCEQVVFLDSGEHRYVEELGGMNLYFVHDDGTIVTPHSDSILEGITRDAIATISADLGHTVEQRRFSIDEWIDGVTSGRVTEVFACGTAAVVTPVGALRWPDGEAVSSDGEGGKVTMAIREALIDLQYGRADDPHGWMHRIA; encoded by the coding sequence ATGACCAACCTCACCGATGCCCCGTTCACCTATGACACGGAGCCCAATCCTGCTCCCGTGCCGGCGGAGCGTCGCGCCGAGATCCTGGCCTCCCCGGGGTTCGGCAAGCACTTCACCGACCACATGTTCCTCGCCGAGTGGACGCCGGAGGCCGGATGGCACGACGCCCGGCTCGCGCCGTACGGGCCGCTGTCCGTCGACCCCGCAACCGCGGTCCTGCACTACGCCCAGGAGATCTTCGAGGGCCTGAAGGCGTACGCGCACGAGGACGGCTCGATCTGGGCGTTCCGCCCGGACGAGAATGCCGCCCGCATGCAACGCTCCGCGCACCGGCTGGCGCTGCCCGAGCTGCCGACCGACTGGTTCCTCGGATCGATCGAGGCGCTCGTCCAGGCCGATCGCGGCTGGGTCCCCAGCGGCGGCGAGACGAGCCTGTACCTCCGGCCGTTCATGTTCGCCTCCGAGGTGTTCCTCGGCGTCCGGCCGAGCCAGCACGTCACGTACTGCGTGATCGCCTCGCCCGCCGGCGCGTACTTCTCCGGCGGCGTCAAGCCGGTCAACATCTGGCTGTCCCGGGAGTACGGCCGGGCAGGGTCCGGTGGTACGGGCGCGGCCAAGTGCGGAGGCAACTACGCCTCCAGCCTGCTGCCGCAGCAGATCGCGGCCGAGCACGGGTGCGAGCAGGTCGTGTTCCTGGACTCCGGCGAGCACCGCTACGTCGAGGAGCTCGGCGGGATGAACCTCTACTTCGTCCACGACGACGGCACGATCGTCACGCCGCACAGCGACTCGATCCTCGAGGGGATCACCCGTGACGCGATCGCGACCATCTCCGCCGATCTCGGGCACACGGTCGAGCAGCGGCGGTTCAGCATCGACGAGTGGATCGACGGCGTCACCTCCGGGCGGGTCACCGAGGTGTTCGCCTGCGGGACGGCCGCGGTCGTCACGCCGGTCGGCGCGCTGCGCTGGCCCGACGGCGAGGCCGTGTCCAGCGACGGTGAGGGCGGCAAGGTCACGATGGCGATCCGCGAGGCGCTGATCGACCTGCAGTACGGTCGGGCGGACGACCCCCACGGCTGGATGCACCGCATCGCCTGA
- a CDS encoding 3-isopropylmalate dehydrogenase encodes MTRSFSLAVIPGDGIGPEVVSEALRVLDETARIHGFSFTQTPYELGAERYLETGEVLTDETLAEIRGHDVILLGAIGGRPGDPRIPAGLLERNLLLRLRFELDHYVNLRPTKTYPGVATPLRDPGEVDFVVVREGTEGPYTGNGGRLRAGTRHEVATEVSLNTAYGVERVVRDAFRRAQSRRKKLTLVHKTNVLVHAGGLWSRVVDEVAPEFPDVTVDYLHVDAATIFMTTDPARFDVIVTDNLFGDIITDLAGAISGGIGLAASGNVNPDGTAPSMFEPVHGSAPDIAGQGKADPTAAIGSVALMLDHLGLPEAAAAIDAAIMADITERTGPRTTKEVGEAIAARVAGDVAGA; translated from the coding sequence ATGACACGCAGCTTCTCCCTGGCCGTCATCCCTGGCGACGGCATCGGCCCCGAGGTGGTCTCCGAGGCACTCCGCGTCCTCGACGAGACCGCCCGCATCCACGGGTTCAGCTTCACGCAGACCCCGTACGAGCTGGGCGCCGAGCGCTACCTGGAGACGGGGGAGGTGCTGACCGACGAGACTCTCGCCGAGATTCGCGGTCACGACGTGATCCTGCTCGGCGCGATCGGCGGCAGGCCGGGCGATCCCCGGATTCCCGCCGGACTCCTGGAGCGCAACCTGCTCCTGCGTCTGCGCTTCGAGCTCGACCACTACGTGAACCTGCGGCCGACCAAGACCTACCCCGGCGTCGCCACTCCGCTCCGTGATCCGGGCGAGGTCGACTTCGTGGTGGTGCGCGAAGGCACCGAGGGCCCCTACACGGGCAACGGCGGCCGGCTGCGCGCAGGGACGCGGCACGAGGTGGCCACCGAGGTCAGCCTCAACACCGCGTACGGGGTGGAGCGGGTGGTGCGGGATGCGTTCCGCCGCGCCCAGTCCCGCCGCAAGAAGCTCACGCTCGTGCACAAGACGAACGTCCTCGTCCACGCCGGCGGCCTCTGGTCGCGGGTCGTCGACGAGGTGGCGCCGGAGTTCCCGGACGTCACCGTGGACTACCTGCACGTCGACGCGGCGACGATCTTCATGACGACCGACCCGGCGCGGTTCGACGTGATCGTCACCGACAACCTCTTCGGCGACATCATCACCGACCTCGCCGGCGCGATCTCCGGGGGCATCGGCCTCGCGGCCAGCGGCAACGTCAACCCCGACGGCACCGCGCCCAGCATGTTCGAGCCCGTGCACGGCTCGGCGCCGGACATCGCCGGTCAGGGCAAGGCGGACCCGACGGCCGCCATCGGCTCGGTCGCGCTCATGCTCGACCACCTCGGTCTGCCCGAGGCGGCCGCGGCGATCGACGCCGCGATCATGGCCGACATCACCGAGCGGACGGGTCCCCGGACCACCAAGGAGGTGGGGGAGGCCATCGCGGCGCGCGTGGCCGGAGACGTAGCCGGGGCGTGA
- a CDS encoding O-methyltransferase: MSAPTEVPPLVGRALDLSRRKGFITATRHETGRLLAALAASKTGTLAELGTGCGVGSAWLASGVGKGTRIVSAELDPALAEAVQDLFAECGSVEVTAGDWSALEQYAPFSLLFVDVRDVKRSVDLVADLTEPGGIAVLDDFTPSQTWPPIYEGRVDTVREQWLTDERFVAVEVMVAPDASVILATRV; this comes from the coding sequence GTGAGCGCCCCCACCGAAGTGCCGCCGCTCGTCGGCCGCGCCCTCGACCTCTCGCGTCGCAAGGGATTCATCACCGCGACCCGCCACGAGACGGGCCGGCTCCTGGCCGCGCTCGCCGCGTCGAAGACCGGCACGCTCGCCGAGCTCGGCACAGGCTGCGGCGTCGGGTCGGCCTGGCTGGCCAGCGGTGTCGGCAAGGGCACGCGCATCGTCAGCGCCGAGCTCGACCCGGCGCTCGCGGAGGCGGTGCAGGACCTCTTCGCGGAGTGCGGTTCGGTCGAGGTGACGGCCGGCGACTGGAGCGCGCTGGAGCAGTACGCCCCGTTCTCGCTGCTGTTCGTGGACGTACGGGACGTCAAGCGCAGCGTCGACCTGGTCGCGGACCTGACGGAGCCGGGCGGCATCGCGGTCCTCGACGACTTCACGCCGTCGCAGACCTGGCCCCCGATCTACGAGGGTCGCGTCGACACGGTCCGCGAGCAGTGGCTCACCGACGAACGGTTCGTCGCGGTCGAGGTGATGGTCGCACCGGACGCGTCGGTCATCCTCGCCACCCGGGTCTGA
- a CDS encoding YczE/YyaS/YitT family protein, with product MARDPFVPDTLSPLAQIRSGGLGRRLPQLVSGLMLYGWSMALMIEAGLGLDPWDVFHEGLTRIVPLTFGQIVIVVGAAVLLLWIPLRQAPGLGTVLNVVLIGIAVDQGLALLHQPDSLALRAAMLVAGVVLNGLAGALYIGARLGPGPRDGLFLGLVRRTGRSVRMMRTGVEVAVLAIGFVLGGTVGVGTVLYALAIGPIVQAFLPWVAVAPSMASSLTRPRSEVATAADGRGSHVPQRTNLSS from the coding sequence ATGGCTCGCGATCCGTTCGTTCCTGACACGCTCTCCCCGCTCGCGCAGATCCGCTCCGGCGGGCTGGGGCGCCGTCTGCCGCAGCTGGTCTCAGGCCTGATGCTCTACGGCTGGTCGATGGCGCTGATGATCGAGGCCGGGCTCGGGCTGGATCCGTGGGACGTGTTCCACGAAGGGCTGACCCGGATCGTGCCGCTCACGTTCGGGCAGATCGTGATCGTCGTCGGCGCCGCGGTCCTGCTGCTGTGGATCCCGCTGCGCCAGGCGCCCGGGCTCGGCACGGTCCTCAACGTCGTACTGATCGGGATCGCCGTCGACCAGGGCCTCGCGCTCCTCCACCAGCCCGACTCGCTGGCGCTCCGTGCCGCGATGCTGGTTGCCGGGGTCGTCCTCAACGGACTGGCCGGCGCGCTCTACATCGGGGCGCGGCTCGGGCCCGGCCCGCGTGACGGGCTGTTCCTGGGACTCGTCCGCCGTACGGGGCGGAGCGTGCGGATGATGCGGACCGGCGTCGAGGTGGCGGTCCTGGCGATCGGGTTCGTGCTCGGCGGCACGGTCGGAGTCGGGACCGTGCTGTACGCGCTGGCGATCGGGCCGATCGTGCAGGCGTTCCTGCCGTGGGTCGCCGTCGCGCCGTCGATGGCGTCGTCCCTGACGCGGCCGCGATCTGAGGTAGCGACTGCGGCAGATGGCCGAGGTTCGCACGTACCTCAGAGGACGAATCTGTCGTCGTGA